In Asanoa sp. WMMD1127, one genomic interval encodes:
- a CDS encoding carbohydrate ABC transporter permease, with the protein MTITTPIRPLPATPPVAPPPRKRRSASSSGGARTLFSETEIGRGKGRVLYWIVLALVFLLFLAVFIFPLYWMFSSAVKTPEEYAQPDPTLFPQSFVPETYQLAWDQMRIAKFFGNTALYAFGGWLIQLVFQVAVAYALSKLRPMFGKVVLGAMLASLMLPATALLIPAYLTVTDVPIFGWNLLNTPWALWLPAVANAFNIYVLKRFFDQIPNDLLDSAALDGAGRFRVLWSIVLPLSRPVLGVVSIFSIVAIWKDFIWPLLVLQDPETQTLSVALSRLASTSQVPPTQLMAGLAIASVPMIVVFLIFQRSIIGGLAAGSMKG; encoded by the coding sequence ATGACGATCACCACGCCGATCCGGCCGCTGCCCGCGACCCCGCCGGTCGCGCCCCCGCCCCGCAAGCGCCGGAGCGCCAGCAGCTCCGGGGGCGCCCGTACCCTCTTCTCCGAGACCGAGATCGGCCGGGGCAAGGGCCGCGTCCTCTACTGGATCGTGCTGGCCCTGGTCTTCCTGCTCTTCCTGGCCGTGTTCATCTTCCCGCTCTACTGGATGTTCAGCAGCGCGGTGAAGACACCGGAGGAGTACGCGCAACCGGACCCGACGCTGTTCCCGCAGTCGTTCGTCCCGGAGACCTACCAGCTCGCCTGGGACCAGATGCGGATCGCCAAGTTCTTCGGCAACACCGCGTTGTACGCGTTCGGCGGCTGGCTGATCCAGCTGGTCTTCCAGGTCGCCGTGGCGTACGCCCTGTCGAAGCTCCGCCCGATGTTCGGCAAGGTGGTGCTCGGCGCGATGCTGGCCAGCCTGATGCTGCCGGCCACCGCGCTGCTGATTCCGGCCTACCTGACCGTGACCGACGTGCCGATCTTCGGCTGGAACCTGCTCAACACCCCATGGGCGCTCTGGCTGCCGGCGGTGGCCAACGCGTTCAACATCTACGTGCTGAAGCGGTTCTTCGACCAGATCCCCAACGACCTGCTCGACTCCGCGGCGCTCGACGGCGCCGGCCGGTTCCGGGTGCTCTGGAGCATCGTGCTCCCGCTGTCCCGTCCGGTGCTGGGCGTGGTGTCGATCTTCTCAATCGTGGCGATCTGGAAGGACTTCATCTGGCCGCTGCTGGTGCTGCAGGACCCGGAGACGCAGACGCTCAGCGTCGCGCTCAGCCGGCTCGCCTCCACCAGCCAGGTGCCGCCGACCCAGCTGATGGCCGGGTTGGCGATCGCCAGCGTCCCGATGATCGTGGTTTTCCTCATCTTCCAGCGGAGCATCATCGGCGGATTGGCGGCGGGGAGTATGAAGGGCTGA
- a CDS encoding sugar ABC transporter permease gives MAVATAGRRTAFRSRLSRKIQDNLMAYAFMAGGIACFALFSWYPLVRGVILSFQQINFVTDPYWVGADNFTAIFEDPLFATAWKNTLVFTGIALIFGFAVPLVLSILINEMRHLKGFFRVAVYLPVMLPPIVGVLLFRYFYDPGFGLFNTVLRGVGLPESQWTQSSSTAMISLVLVSTWANLGGATLMYLAALQSIPGDLYEAAELDGASAWRRLRHVTLPQLRFIMLVLLLLQIIATMQVFIEPYQLTGTSNPDTVTVMVLIYRYAFTVNQDFGMAAAMSVLLFVVLAIFSAIYLRVTRDRD, from the coding sequence ATGGCGGTCGCCACCGCCGGCCGACGGACTGCCTTCCGCAGCCGCCTGAGCCGGAAGATCCAGGACAACCTCATGGCGTACGCCTTCATGGCCGGAGGCATCGCCTGCTTCGCGCTCTTCTCGTGGTATCCCCTGGTCCGCGGGGTGATCCTGAGCTTCCAGCAGATCAACTTCGTGACGGACCCGTACTGGGTCGGCGCCGACAACTTCACGGCCATCTTCGAGGACCCGCTGTTCGCCACGGCCTGGAAGAACACGCTCGTCTTCACCGGGATCGCGCTGATCTTCGGTTTCGCCGTACCGCTGGTGCTGTCGATCCTGATCAACGAGATGCGGCACCTGAAGGGCTTCTTCCGGGTCGCCGTCTATCTGCCCGTGATGCTCCCGCCGATCGTGGGCGTGCTGCTCTTCCGCTATTTCTACGACCCGGGGTTCGGCCTGTTCAACACCGTGCTGCGCGGGGTCGGCCTGCCCGAGTCCCAGTGGACCCAGTCGTCGTCGACCGCGATGATCTCGCTGGTTCTGGTCTCCACCTGGGCCAACCTCGGCGGCGCGACGCTGATGTACCTGGCCGCGCTGCAGAGCATCCCCGGCGACCTCTACGAGGCGGCGGAGCTCGACGGCGCGAGCGCCTGGCGCCGGCTGCGCCACGTCACGCTGCCCCAGCTGCGGTTCATCATGCTGGTCCTGCTGCTGCTCCAGATCATCGCGACCATGCAGGTGTTCATCGAGCCCTACCAGCTGACCGGCACCTCGAACCCGGACACCGTGACGGTGATGGTGCTGATCTACCGCTACGCGTTCACCGTCAACCAGGACTTCGGCATGGCCGCCGCGATGAGCGTGCTGCTGTTCGTGGTGCTGGCCATCTTCTCCGCCATCTACCTGCGCGTCACCCGCGACCGGGACTGA
- a CDS encoding extracellular solute-binding protein, producing the protein MNRSRLRSAVGLLLVAGVALSAAACGSDDGGEAPASDPNAKVTLVINGLPPDTEAVNRKHFLDNVAEFEKLNPNIDVDAKEGKMDPQTFQSKLAGGQLEDVFYVYFTDPASLIQKRQVADISKYLEEFPSTKEIRPELMKIFSDDGGKVYGLPAKNYSLGLLYNRELFEKAKLDPNNPPKTWDEVRTAAKAIAGLGKDYVGYGDYSKNNTGGWHFTAEMYSLGGDIAVNEGGTWKAAFNNEKGTQVLQQLKDMRWTDNSMGSRQLLEWADLLQMMGSGKLGMYVAAPDNVETIVNQFKGDFNKYGLGPIPNGTATLAGGEGYMFNAKATPEKIRAGLKWLTYWWNNPDRIEAEYQWAAEQKTPVGLPEPALWTGDAKAKQQAAIDKLKNLPVENYKPFADATANIPLKVEPPNAQQIYAVLDVPMQKVLTDKNADIAKLLSDAETQVNSILASVK; encoded by the coding sequence ATGAACAGATCCAGGCTGCGTAGCGCCGTCGGGCTGCTGCTGGTCGCCGGGGTCGCGTTGTCAGCGGCCGCCTGCGGCTCCGACGACGGCGGCGAAGCGCCGGCTTCTGACCCCAATGCCAAGGTCACGCTCGTCATCAACGGTCTGCCGCCGGACACCGAGGCGGTCAACCGCAAGCACTTCCTCGACAACGTCGCCGAGTTCGAGAAGCTCAACCCGAACATCGACGTCGATGCCAAAGAAGGCAAGATGGACCCGCAGACCTTCCAGTCGAAGCTCGCGGGTGGCCAGCTCGAGGACGTCTTCTACGTCTACTTCACCGACCCGGCCAGCCTGATCCAGAAGCGCCAGGTCGCCGACATCAGCAAGTACCTCGAGGAGTTCCCCTCGACCAAGGAGATCCGCCCCGAGCTGATGAAGATCTTCTCGGACGACGGCGGCAAGGTTTACGGCCTGCCGGCCAAGAACTACTCCCTGGGCCTGCTCTACAACCGGGAGCTGTTCGAGAAGGCCAAGCTCGACCCGAACAACCCGCCGAAGACCTGGGACGAGGTGCGCACCGCCGCCAAGGCGATCGCCGGCCTGGGCAAGGACTACGTCGGCTACGGCGACTACAGCAAGAACAACACCGGCGGCTGGCACTTCACCGCCGAGATGTACTCGCTCGGCGGCGACATCGCCGTCAACGAGGGTGGCACCTGGAAGGCCGCGTTCAACAACGAGAAGGGCACCCAGGTCCTCCAGCAGCTCAAGGACATGCGCTGGACCGACAACAGCATGGGCTCGCGCCAGCTCCTCGAGTGGGCCGACCTCCTGCAGATGATGGGCTCCGGCAAGCTCGGCATGTACGTCGCGGCGCCCGACAACGTCGAGACGATCGTCAACCAGTTCAAGGGCGACTTCAACAAGTACGGCCTGGGCCCGATCCCCAACGGCACCGCCACCCTGGCCGGCGGCGAGGGCTACATGTTCAACGCCAAGGCGACGCCCGAGAAGATTCGCGCGGGTCTCAAGTGGCTGACCTACTGGTGGAACAACCCGGACCGGATCGAGGCGGAATACCAGTGGGCCGCCGAGCAGAAGACCCCGGTCGGTCTGCCCGAGCCGGCGCTGTGGACGGGTGACGCGAAGGCCAAGCAGCAGGCGGCCATCGACAAGCTCAAGAACCTGCCGGTCGAGAACTACAAGCCGTTCGCCGACGCGACCGCCAACATCCCGTTGAAGGTCGAGCCGCCGAACGCCCAGCAGATCTACGCGGTGCTCGACGTGCCGATGCAGAAGGTGCTGACGGACAAGAACGCCGACATCGCCAAGCTGCTCTCGGACGCCGAGACCCAGGTCAACAGCATCCTCGCCAGCGTCAAGTAG
- a CDS encoding LacI family DNA-binding transcriptional regulator, giving the protein MTRRLTEVARKAGVSEATVSRVLNGRDGVSESTRTAVLTALDVLGYERPTKLRGERARLVGLVLPELQNPIFPALAEVVTGSLAQRGLTPALCARTIGGISEPDYVDMLLDHQVSGVIFAGGSYALADAKHEHYRQLTDRGLPVVLVNAGVDDLPFPRVSTDDAVAVEQAFGHLRSLGHEQIGLVLGPEDHVPSRRKLAAMADAAGWKGDDIERWVGRTSFSMESARVAATKLIDKGATGLICASDVIALGTIRAVRRLGKQVPDDISVIGFDDSGLMTCTDPPLTTIRQPIEMMGQAAVDILVNQIEGVGVNTDELLFEPELVVRGSTGPAGSR; this is encoded by the coding sequence GTGACCAGACGACTGACCGAGGTCGCGCGCAAGGCCGGCGTCAGCGAGGCGACCGTGAGCCGGGTGCTCAACGGCCGTGACGGTGTCTCCGAGTCGACGCGCACCGCGGTGCTGACCGCGCTCGACGTGCTGGGCTACGAGCGACCGACGAAGCTCCGCGGCGAACGCGCCCGGCTCGTCGGGCTCGTGCTGCCCGAGCTGCAGAACCCGATCTTCCCCGCCCTCGCCGAAGTCGTGACCGGCTCGCTGGCCCAGCGCGGCCTGACCCCTGCCCTCTGCGCCCGCACGATCGGTGGCATCTCGGAGCCCGACTACGTCGACATGCTCCTCGACCACCAGGTCTCCGGCGTCATCTTCGCCGGTGGCTCCTACGCGCTCGCCGACGCCAAGCACGAGCACTACCGCCAGCTGACCGATCGCGGCCTGCCGGTCGTGCTGGTCAACGCCGGCGTCGACGACCTGCCCTTTCCGCGGGTCTCGACCGACGACGCGGTCGCGGTGGAGCAGGCGTTCGGTCACCTCCGCTCGCTCGGCCACGAGCAGATCGGCCTCGTGCTCGGCCCCGAGGACCACGTGCCGTCACGGCGCAAGCTGGCCGCCATGGCCGACGCCGCGGGCTGGAAGGGCGACGACATCGAGCGGTGGGTCGGTCGCACCAGCTTCTCCATGGAGAGCGCGCGGGTCGCCGCGACCAAGCTGATCGACAAGGGCGCCACCGGCCTGATCTGCGCCAGCGACGTGATCGCGCTCGGCACCATCCGGGCCGTCCGCCGGCTCGGTAAGCAGGTGCCCGACGACATCTCGGTCATCGGCTTCGACGACTCCGGCCTGATGACCTGCACCGACCCGCCGCTGACCACGATCCGCCAGCCGATCGAGATGATGGGCCAGGCGGCCGTCGACATCCTCGTCAACCAGATCGAGGGCGTCGGCGTCAACACCGACGAGCTTCTTTTCGAGCCTGAGCTGGTCGTACGCGGGTCGACGGGCCCAGCCGGCTCGCGCTGA
- a CDS encoding Uma2 family endonuclease encodes MTIPYHPARSGADFTVGELFDMPDDGYRREIFNGSLLVTPPPPLPHAVTTANLRDRLYDQAPRHFRVLEGVGVYPDERNYFIPDVVVIPQEVAVSNAPGARPHETLLVAEVVSPSNADNDLVIKREFYARVRIPEYWIVDRRDRSLTILQLADDGKYAERAVLHAGQTWRSGFPFALQIDPADLF; translated from the coding sequence GTGACGATCCCCTATCACCCCGCCCGCTCCGGTGCCGACTTCACCGTCGGCGAGCTGTTCGACATGCCCGACGACGGTTACCGGCGCGAGATTTTCAATGGGAGCCTGCTGGTGACGCCTCCTCCGCCGCTTCCGCACGCGGTGACGACCGCCAACCTCCGTGATCGACTCTACGACCAGGCGCCGCGACATTTCCGCGTGCTGGAGGGAGTCGGGGTCTATCCCGATGAACGCAACTACTTCATCCCCGATGTGGTCGTGATTCCGCAGGAGGTAGCTGTCAGCAACGCTCCCGGCGCGCGTCCGCACGAGACGCTGCTGGTCGCCGAGGTTGTCTCACCGTCCAACGCTGACAACGACCTAGTCATAAAGCGAGAGTTCTACGCCCGCGTCCGCATCCCCGAATACTGGATCGTCGACCGCCGCGACCGGTCGCTGACCATCCTGCAACTCGCCGACGACGGAAAATACGCTGAGCGCGCGGTCCTCCACGCCGGGCAGACGTGGCGAAGCGGCTTCCCGTTCGCGCTCCAGATCGACCCAGCAGACTTGTTCTAG
- a CDS encoding Uma2 family endonuclease, translating to MTSLASHPRAAGTPSLAVVTEGWGVYANESNYYVPDLLIAEAAQLASGGKGIDPKGVRLAVEVVSPSNPGNDLLLKRIVYADLGIHEYWIVDGRHSLLIVLQLGESGYLEAAVCKPGQRWSASTPFPLEVDPAEIF from the coding sequence GTGACGTCGCTTGCGTCGCATCCTCGAGCGGCAGGCACACCCTCGCTCGCCGTCGTGACCGAGGGCTGGGGCGTCTATGCCAACGAGAGCAACTACTACGTGCCTGACCTACTGATCGCCGAGGCCGCGCAACTCGCTAGCGGCGGCAAGGGCATCGATCCGAAGGGCGTGCGACTCGCGGTCGAGGTCGTGTCTCCGTCGAATCCCGGAAATGATCTATTGCTCAAGCGCATCGTCTACGCCGATCTCGGCATCCACGAATATTGGATCGTGGACGGCCGTCATTCGCTGCTGATCGTCCTTCAGCTAGGCGAGAGCGGCTATCTCGAAGCGGCGGTGTGCAAGCCGGGGCAGCGATGGTCGGCCAGCACGCCTTTCCCGCTAGAGGTCGACCCGGCGGAAATTTTCTAA
- a CDS encoding NAD(P)/FAD-dependent oxidoreductase encodes MAQRVDVVVVGLGVGGEEVAGKLAEAGLSVVGIESNLVGGECPYWGCVPSKMMIRAANALAEARRIPQLGGTATVHPDWTPVAKRIREEATDDWDDTVAVDRFVGKGGRFVRGYGVLTGARTVTVGDEEYEATRALVIATGTEPSAPPIEGLAGTPYWTNREAIEVEDLPVSLIVLGGGAIGIELAQVFARFGVRVTVVEAADRLVPIEEPEASALVQAALEADGVTVRTGVKAARVLHSEADGFAVELADGAGQVTGDRLLVATGRKARVADLGLEAAGLDAEARWLATDERMRAADGIWAVGDVTGNGAFTHMAMYEAGVAIRDILGQEGPPADYRAVPRVTFTDPELGSVGLTEAEARDRGLNVRVGQTDLTTSARGWIHKEGNAGLIKLIADGDLLVGATSVGPMGGEVLSMLTLAVHARVPLSQLRSMVYAYPTFHRAVEDALRNLA; translated from the coding sequence GTGGCGCAGCGAGTTGACGTGGTCGTGGTGGGGTTGGGCGTCGGTGGCGAGGAGGTCGCCGGCAAGTTGGCCGAGGCCGGGCTGTCGGTCGTCGGCATCGAGAGCAACCTGGTGGGCGGCGAGTGCCCCTACTGGGGGTGCGTGCCCAGCAAGATGATGATCCGGGCCGCCAACGCCCTCGCCGAGGCCCGGCGGATCCCGCAGCTCGGCGGGACGGCAACGGTGCACCCCGACTGGACCCCGGTCGCCAAGCGGATCCGCGAGGAGGCCACCGACGACTGGGACGACACGGTCGCGGTGGACCGGTTCGTCGGCAAGGGCGGCCGGTTCGTACGCGGCTACGGAGTGCTGACCGGTGCGCGCACGGTGACCGTCGGCGACGAGGAGTACGAGGCCACCCGCGCGCTGGTGATCGCCACCGGCACCGAGCCCAGCGCGCCGCCGATCGAGGGCCTGGCCGGCACGCCGTACTGGACCAACCGCGAAGCGATCGAGGTCGAAGACCTGCCGGTCTCGCTGATCGTGCTCGGCGGCGGCGCGATCGGGATCGAGCTGGCCCAGGTCTTCGCCCGCTTCGGTGTGCGGGTCACGGTGGTCGAGGCGGCGGACCGGCTGGTTCCGATCGAGGAGCCGGAGGCGTCGGCGCTGGTGCAGGCCGCGCTGGAGGCCGACGGGGTGACCGTGCGCACCGGGGTCAAGGCGGCCCGGGTGCTGCACAGCGAAGCGGACGGCTTCGCGGTCGAGCTGGCCGACGGCGCGGGCCAGGTGACCGGCGACCGGCTGCTGGTGGCCACGGGCCGCAAGGCCCGGGTGGCCGACCTGGGTCTGGAGGCGGCCGGCCTCGACGCGGAGGCGCGGTGGCTGGCCACCGACGAGCGGATGCGGGCGGCCGACGGCATCTGGGCGGTCGGCGATGTGACGGGGAACGGCGCCTTCACCCACATGGCGATGTACGAGGCCGGGGTCGCGATCCGCGACATCCTGGGTCAGGAGGGCCCGCCGGCGGACTATCGCGCCGTGCCGCGGGTGACGTTCACGGACCCGGAGCTGGGCTCGGTCGGCCTGACGGAGGCGGAGGCCCGCGACCGCGGCCTGAACGTCCGAGTAGGACAGACAGACCTCACGACGTCGGCCCGCGGCTGGATCCACAAGGAAGGCAACGCCGGCCTCATCAAACTGATCGCCGACGGCGACCTCCTGGTCGGCGCGACGTCAGTAGGCCCGATGGGCGGCGAGGTCCTGAGCATGCTGACCCTAGCCGTCCACGCCCGGGTGCCCCTGTCTCAACTCCGCAGCATGGTCTACGCCTACCCCACCTTCCACCGCGCCGTCGAGGACGCCCTCCGCAACCTTGCTTAG
- a CDS encoding serine hydrolase domain-containing protein, producing the protein MSQVTGHSEADFTPVRRLFESFFTDGRDTGAGLAVVHRGRLVVDLVGGWRDDDRRRPWTPDTVVAVYSVSKPFAAACLMILVDRGRAGLDDPVHRHWPEFPDDGTTVRHVLAHTAGRPVFPTPRPATAWSDWPTLTADLAVAPPMWTPGTMAAEHALTYGHLVGELVRRVDGRSIGAFLTEEIATPWRLDLAFGAGDRPAIADLTFGDPEWPTTTVGAPGSLRHRGLTNPDGCRDLTVLNGPLWRDTEVPAVNMHATATAVARFYQGLLAGGTLDGQQILSAEATAEMIRVQHDGPDLLLDRSVRWSLGFQVEDDGSFGMGGIGGSCGYALPSADLAIGFVTRHLADFDRIGEIDDTVMAIVQA; encoded by the coding sequence ATGTCGCAGGTGACCGGTCACAGCGAAGCGGATTTCACACCGGTCCGCCGGCTCTTCGAGAGCTTCTTCACCGACGGCCGGGACACCGGCGCGGGCCTCGCCGTGGTGCACCGCGGCCGCCTGGTGGTCGACCTCGTCGGCGGTTGGCGCGACGACGACCGCCGGCGACCGTGGACGCCCGACACCGTCGTCGCGGTCTACTCGGTGAGCAAGCCGTTCGCCGCCGCCTGCCTGATGATCCTGGTCGACCGTGGCCGGGCCGGCCTCGACGACCCCGTGCACCGGCACTGGCCCGAGTTCCCCGACGACGGCACGACCGTGCGGCACGTCCTCGCCCACACCGCCGGCCGCCCGGTCTTCCCCACGCCCCGGCCGGCCACCGCGTGGTCCGACTGGCCGACCCTGACCGCCGACCTGGCCGTCGCACCTCCGATGTGGACCCCCGGCACGATGGCGGCCGAGCACGCGCTGACCTACGGCCACCTCGTCGGCGAGCTCGTGCGCCGCGTCGACGGCCGGTCGATCGGAGCCTTCCTCACCGAGGAGATCGCCACACCGTGGCGGCTGGACCTCGCCTTCGGCGCCGGCGACCGGCCGGCGATCGCCGACCTGACCTTCGGCGACCCGGAGTGGCCGACCACGACCGTCGGCGCGCCCGGCAGCCTGCGCCACCGTGGCCTGACCAACCCGGACGGCTGCCGCGACCTGACGGTGCTCAACGGTCCACTGTGGCGAGACACCGAGGTGCCCGCCGTCAATATGCACGCCACCGCCACTGCGGTAGCCCGCTTCTATCAAGGCCTCCTGGCCGGCGGCACCCTCGACGGCCAGCAGATCCTGAGCGCCGAGGCCACCGCCGAAATGATCCGCGTGCAGCACGACGGCCCGGACCTGCTGCTGGACCGCTCGGTCAGGTGGTCGCTCGGGTTCCAGGTCGAGGACGACGGCAGCTTCGGCATGGGCGGCATCGGCGGCAGCTGCGGCTACGCGTTGCCCAGCGCCGACCTGGCGATCGGCTTCGTCACCCGGCATCTCGCCGACTTCGACCGGATCGGCGAGATCGACGACACGGTGATGGCGATCGTTCAGGCGTAA
- a CDS encoding deoxyribodipyrimidine photo-lyase: protein MRTAIVLFTRDLRVHDNPALASACATAEQVVPLFVFDPELAGRSPNRDRFLHQSVTDLREILRSRGSDLVVRQGDPVAETVRLAGEVGAEGVAAAADVSNYARRRERRLTAEGERHRLSVRFFPGLTIVDPGALQPGGGDHYRVFSPYHRSWTAAKWRDEVGVPKKVPLPPGVQVGRLPAAPAGASPDAAPGGETAARQRLRGWLRNVEEYDDGHNDLAGDRTSRLSPYLRFGCLSPLELAHAALGKPGSDPFVRQLCWRDFYYQVAYAFPEISHKAYRRGATEGWRDNEEAFQRWAEGRTGVPIVDAGMHQLRREGWMHNRARLVTASYLTKDLGVDWRRGLGEFYRWLLDGDVPNNSGNWQWVAGTGNDTRPYRRFNPERQRERYDPTGEYVARYA, encoded by the coding sequence ATGCGCACCGCGATCGTGCTGTTCACCCGTGACCTGCGGGTGCACGACAACCCGGCGCTGGCCAGCGCGTGCGCCACCGCGGAGCAGGTCGTGCCGCTGTTCGTGTTCGACCCGGAGCTGGCCGGCCGCTCGCCCAACCGGGACCGGTTCCTCCACCAGAGCGTCACCGACCTGCGCGAGATCCTGCGGAGCCGGGGCAGCGACCTGGTGGTGCGCCAGGGCGACCCGGTCGCGGAGACCGTCCGGCTGGCCGGCGAGGTGGGCGCGGAGGGGGTGGCCGCGGCGGCGGACGTCAGCAACTACGCGCGTCGGCGGGAGCGGCGGTTGACCGCCGAGGGGGAGCGGCATCGGCTCTCGGTGCGGTTCTTCCCAGGACTCACCATTGTGGACCCGGGTGCGCTCCAGCCGGGCGGTGGCGACCACTACCGGGTGTTCTCGCCGTACCACCGGTCCTGGACCGCGGCCAAGTGGCGCGACGAGGTGGGTGTCCCGAAGAAGGTGCCGCTGCCGCCGGGTGTGCAGGTCGGTCGGTTGCCGGCGGCGCCGGCCGGCGCGTCGCCGGATGCCGCGCCGGGTGGGGAGACCGCGGCCCGGCAACGGCTGCGCGGCTGGTTGCGCAACGTCGAGGAGTACGACGACGGGCACAACGACCTCGCCGGCGACCGCACGTCGCGGCTCAGCCCGTACCTCCGCTTCGGTTGCCTGTCACCGCTCGAGCTCGCGCATGCCGCGCTGGGGAAGCCCGGCAGCGACCCCTTCGTCCGTCAGCTCTGTTGGCGCGACTTCTACTACCAGGTGGCGTACGCGTTCCCGGAGATCTCCCACAAGGCCTATCGGCGTGGGGCCACCGAGGGCTGGCGCGACAACGAGGAGGCGTTCCAGCGCTGGGCCGAGGGGCGCACCGGAGTGCCCATCGTGGACGCCGGCATGCACCAGCTGCGCCGCGAGGGATGGATGCACAACCGGGCCCGACTGGTCACCGCGTCCTATCTGACCAAGGACCTCGGCGTCGACTGGCGGCGCGGGCTCGGCGAGTTCTACCGCTGGCTGCTCGACGGCGACGTGCCCAACAACTCGGGCAACTGGCAGTGGGTGGCCGGGACCGGCAACGACACGCGGCCCTACCGGCGGTTCAACCCGGAACGGCAGCGGGAGCGTTACGACCCGACCGGGGAGTACGTCGCGCGTTACGCCTGA
- a CDS encoding phytoene/squalene synthase family protein: protein MDEALAVSYERCRELHKQHGRTYYLATRLLPAWKRRHVHALYGFTRYADEIVDRTDDLPPAARADQLSQWSESFVAGLHGAPVDDPLLPAVLHTIAVFDLDRGDFASFLRSMAMDLTVTSYATYDDLLDYMEGSAAVIGTMMLPILGSSDPAAARGPARELGLAFQLTNFIRDVGEDLYRGRTYLPDEDLDRFGVSRADLAGAVTRRAATPQIKNLIAYEVERARLHYAAAAPGVAMLAPGSRSCIRAAYTLYGGILDEVVAADYDVFVRRATVPNRRRAAVAARALLAAGDAPIAVPPTNLRTASRMPVGAA, encoded by the coding sequence GTGGACGAGGCCCTGGCGGTGTCCTACGAACGCTGCCGTGAGCTGCACAAACAGCACGGTCGCACGTACTATCTCGCGACTCGGCTGTTGCCCGCGTGGAAACGGCGACATGTGCACGCGCTATACGGCTTCACCCGCTACGCGGACGAGATCGTCGACCGCACCGACGATCTGCCGCCGGCCGCGCGCGCCGACCAGCTGAGCCAGTGGTCCGAGAGCTTCGTCGCCGGCTTGCACGGTGCGCCGGTCGACGACCCGTTGCTGCCCGCGGTGCTGCACACCATCGCCGTCTTCGACCTCGACCGCGGTGACTTCGCGAGCTTCCTGCGGAGCATGGCGATGGACCTGACGGTCACGAGCTACGCGACCTACGACGACCTGCTCGACTACATGGAAGGTTCGGCGGCGGTGATCGGCACGATGATGCTGCCGATCCTGGGCAGCTCCGACCCGGCTGCCGCGCGCGGGCCGGCCCGCGAGCTCGGCCTCGCCTTCCAGCTGACCAACTTCATCCGTGACGTGGGCGAGGACCTCTACCGCGGCCGCACCTACCTTCCCGACGAGGACCTCGACCGGTTCGGCGTCAGCCGGGCCGACCTCGCCGGCGCCGTCACCCGGCGGGCCGCCACACCGCAGATCAAGAACCTCATCGCGTACGAGGTGGAGCGCGCCCGCCTGCACTACGCCGCCGCGGCGCCCGGTGTCGCGATGCTGGCGCCCGGGTCGCGGTCGTGCATCCGGGCCGCCTACACCCTCTACGGCGGGATCCTCGACGAGGTGGTGGCCGCCGACTACGACGTGTTCGTCCGCCGGGCCACCGTGCCCAACCGCCGGCGGGCCGCGGTCGCCGCCCGCGCGCTGCTCGCCGCCGGGGACGCACCCATCGCCGTGCCGCCGACGAACCTGCGAACGGCGTCCCGGATGCCGGTGGGGGCCGCCTGA